Sequence from the Rutidosis leptorrhynchoides isolate AG116_Rl617_1_P2 chromosome 3, CSIRO_AGI_Rlap_v1, whole genome shotgun sequence genome:
AAAAGTTCTTTCCCATAAAGTGGCTAGGGCGGCTTTAAAACTTGATGATGCTCATCAAAACTTGTCAAATGCTATTGTTGTAAGTGCCATTATTTTCATGCATCGTAGTTGTTACCAATTCCAAATTTTCAATTAGTGTATATATGTTTTGGATTTTTCTAATGTCGTCAAGGTGCAAAAAAGACTTGCACTTTTTAATAACCGTCATGTAAAAGTCAACGTTGACCACTTTGTACAACACATTAATGCACCTTAACGACATCACTTTGTACAAAGATTTGGGTGTTCTTTTTCTAACATATACCCCACACATGGGGGGTTGTTGTTGTTTCACTAACAAATAATCATGTTTTGCACTAGGTTGCTCAAGCAACATCCAAGCAAATGTCAAAACGTGATCCATTGAGACCGTATATGAATATCATTGATAAAATGTTGTCGAACATGGTAAATATTCGTTAcggattattttttattttatttctaataTGTTGGAATaattgcttttcgaaaaaaaaaaaagattatagACTTACTGATATTATAATCTGATATTCAGCTAAATGAAGATCCTTCGTTTAAACCCCAAGGAGGAAGGTTAGGTGAAAATGATATGGATTATGATACTGATGAAAAATCTATGGCAACACTCAGACGTCAACTTAGAAGAGCTAAAGGAGAATATTACCGTTGTAAAAGGTAAAATATCAATTTTTACTTTTTTAAGTGTTTTAAATGTCATATGATGTTTGCTTACTcacttgtatattttttttttcatgatCAGTGAATATATGAGTTTCGTGATGGAATCTCTTGATTTAGAGGACACACTGAAGAATTATGAACGTCGTGATGCTACTGGATGGTTCGCCCTCTAAATTCAGGCTTGTTTTTCTTCCCATCGTGTATCTTGAGCATGTTTGTGTTGAAAATGTAACATTCTTGAACGAATCAAACAAatttattccatgtgaataatattAGAAATGGTGCTGATTTATAACTGAAAGAAACATTTTACGTGACATCACGTTACGACCGATGCTTGCATAACTTCAGATGATAAcctgtttattttatatatagtagtACTGTAAACAAACAAACATTTATGTAGCGACTGTTGAAATTTTACTATTTGAACAAAATTTATGAGAATTTTACTCATTCATACTGCAGGTTTGAATACTTCTCCATTATTTTCACTTTGTTTAACCTGCAGGAGATATATTTCAAGCTTTAGACCTGAGCGTTCTGGGAAGATAGGGTATATTCTTGATACGATTGGTAATCTTTTTTATGTTCCCTAATTGTTTATCTATTCCCTACGTTTTAAGtcaaatatgaatatgaatttccTTTTGGAGTATACCTAAAACACTGATATGAGTTTGTATGTATTTAATATAGATCAAAATAATATATTGCTGTGTGTTATTTTGCAGAGTTCGTATGGCGGTGTATTTTGAAGAAGCAACTTAAAAAACTTTCAGCTATAATACTCGGTTGCTTAACTGTTGCAATTCTTCTAGCAGAAGCCACTATACTTCCAAGTGGAGTTGACTTTTCActtttttctattttaattaatGCTGTTAAAACAAATGGAGTGCTTGtgcaggtaattattattattattttttcttaatATTTTCAAAAGTTTAATATTGGTCAACTAATTATTTACTTCCCTAATCCCAAATCGACCCAATAATTCCCTATTTGGCTTCACTCTGTATTTCCTATTGTGAAagttaataaaatttattattatcatcatttattcaTGTACCAAGTCAAATGATGCATTGATTTGTATGTATAGATATAAGAAAGAAAGCATAATGACTTGGACTTCAATTACTCGATTGTATTTGTTTTCAGGTTCTTGGATTCATTCCcctaatgtatatgtgtgtatgcacttattattcattattcaaaattgGAAGGTTGACATTCTACTCACTTACTCCCGGTCAAACAAGTTCAGTCAGCCTATTAATGATTTGCTCGTAAGTCGTCAGATTTCATTTGAATCTCCTTTTGATTAAATCTCTATTATGATATTGACATTATAAATTTTAATGTGTACCAGACAGGTGGCACTATATGCACCTCCGATATCATATAACTTTCTAAATCTTATCCGTTTACCACAAGACGCCACTACTGTCTTTGAGCGGGTTAGATTTTCATCTTATAATATCTTTTTATGTGtctaataaaaattatatcaatatCAATGTTTATGGTTAGAAAATCATATTTGGACTAATATATGCCAATAACATGCAGAGAATGGGAAAAATTGATGACGCAGTCCCCTTTTTTGGGGAAAACTTTAACAAGATCTATCCGCTAATCATGGTTGTGTATACTATAATGATAGCTAGCAATTTTTTTGACCGAATTATGAGTTACTTTGGAAACTGGAAAATATTCAAGCTGAGAAACGAAGCTGGTGATGATGATcttgatggatttgattcatcagGATTAATGATTTTGCAGAAAGGCAAGTTCTAAACCCTAACCATCTTTTTACGTATTGCAtgttaataatttttttaattttggtttttctTTTTATCCTTAGAACGCTCCTCCATTATGAACGGACATGAAGTTGGGGAACTTGTGATTCCCCTGGCGAGATATTTTAATGACACGACTTCAGATATCGAATATGGAAACAGTAGCACCGTAAGTGATTTTCAGTTATCAGCAATTCCGGGCGAGGTTGCAAAACTTGGAAAAAGTGGCCGAGTACTCGTTAAAAGGTTCAGTCCAAGTACTCGGTCAAAACTTGGTCAACCTTTTGTCAACAGGGATTACTCGCCAAAACTCGGGTTACTTGGAAAATCGGTCAAAACCcagtcaaaatcggtcaaagtcaaacttggtcaaaatccGTTACTGTCAAGTACTTGATCAAAACTTGGTCAACCTTTTGTCAATAGGGATTACTCGGCCAAAACTCGGGGTTACTTGGAAatatcggtcaaagtcaaacttggtctaaTCCGATTACTCTTGACTCTTGAGTACTCGGTCAAAACGGGGTCAACCTTTTGTCAACTGGGATTACACatccaaaactcgggattactcggaaaTCGGTCAAAACTCAGTCAAATttgttaaaagtcaaacttggtcaacgtcCTATTGCTCCCTAAATAGTCCCTCCCGAGTACTTCCCGAGTAGAGATATTTTGCAACCTTGAGCGATATTGCTATATAgttcatatatattttattattattaattaattattaaaaaatTAAGTCTCATGGTATCATCATATTGGTTTAGGTTGCTGCCGATTCAAGACCAACTCATTCAATCGAAGATGGTAAGAGCGGTTACATAGAACGACCCAACGATGTCACCAGCAAATACAAAGCATTACGAATGGATCAAACGTTAGCTCGAACCAGCTCAGATGTAAATACAGACACCGATCCCAATATGAGACATGGTCAACCATCTAAGATATCGTTAACCTGGGAGTCAATGAAGTCAAATCTCCAAAATTTGAGATCTAATATTGGGGCTAAGAAATTTATGCCGTTGCGCCAGTCTCAAGATACACGAGAATCTCAAGTTTCAACGTCTGAATCTCTAGATGAAATATTTGCCAGATTAAAGCAACGTTCACGAGAGGACGAGGATCTCGATGAGTTTGCAGCGGGTCCCAGTAGGTGAAGGGAGTAAATTTTGTTGTATAGGATGAAAAAATTAATTGACAATTATACATTGTATACGTGTAGGTTGGTAGCATAGAAGGAAATGCAGCCACAGTTTAGAGTAGTTAAGCTTATATTTGTATTATACTCTGGATCTATATACAATATTTCACTCCTGCATTGTTGTATACCCTGTAAAAACTTTTTATTTgtttgttttatatgttcattggATTATAACCCTTTGATTTGCAAGATTGAGTATAACATACAGCTAATTAAAAATTTAAACTGAATGAATATTGATACCTTAACAATTATTATCACCTAGTTTAAGTAAGAGAATATGAAGGTGCAAACTTTGTTGATGCTTAGTAGAGAAATATACAACAAATTATGAAAAATTAAAAAGTGTGGGTAGTTGAGTCagacatttttatcattttacatCTTACGTAATTTATTAACTAACTAGTTTAGGTAGGGTCCACCCTTCGCCGTGGAGTGCGGAAATTTATGTTTTCAATTTCAAATTGTTTCTACTCTTTAAAATAAATAGTGTATGTAATTTCATATAATGCAAATACAATTTCAATATGCAATTAAATTTCATATAATGACAATGCAATTTCGAACAATGCGTGCTACAACTAGCAGCCCCTTACTAGTAAGGGTTGATGAAAAACCACTCGTTACAGCAACTTGTTAAGACTAGGTTTTAGCTTGCTCCTTTCTTCTTATTAGGGGCTACTTGTTGGTCACTCCTAATGGCGCACACTCGTTACCATTAAACATCGAAGTCGGGAGTGGAACCCTAAACCTCAACCTTGGCAGGGGTATGATCTACCAATTAAGCTATTTTATCCAACTACGGTAGCGGCGAAACACTATTGAGCAATTCACGTATTACTTGATACGTACGATTTATGTTTTTCCGCCGAACCATAGTCTTGACCTCCGATCAAGCTACGAACACGTATGATACTTCAATTTTGAATAATGACTATGCAATATCAATATGcaatacacaacaacaacaacaacaacaatacccaatcccgcgcctgcgaggtatgggggaggtaaggtgtagacaatccttcctctaccctaaactagaagagaagtcgtttctgttaccacgagtcgagagaattctccacccacggtaaaggaaattcatccccctctctactccagggtagagagattgcttccgtgaagacctccggctaaaaaaaagactcttttttttttttttttttttaaaaactagaaaatagaaattaaaaaataaattaaaacatacaaagataaataaaaaataataataataataataataataataataataataataataataataataataaaatataggggggacgccatgaaaatggtagaatcagattttcatggggtttaaagcatgcctaagaatcaatttaggctctgagcggcagtcaagacgccactaaaacgacgcttgtcgttgcctcaataaatagagccaaaagaccttgtggacagcaactcgagggcatgccgggtggaagttgttgcgcaagcaaagagccaaccacccttagcaaaccaaaaactactcatgcacctttacggtagacacccCCGAAACCACCCAACTAAGAGGAACCAACCAAGTTCTAGAGCAAGGGaagtcgtcctcagccataatggtcccaagatgcaccgagcgatgcgaatcacttgatcatacatacatgcatacatacgtacatacatacacacatacctaaacctacatacacaccagacatacctacgtaaatacatgagacatacctacgtacaagtatgaaacatacctacgtacatacatacatgcataaagccACACATACAACCATACATACATAGCATAAACACCCAGTCCTACATAAACCTATTAGCAAAACATACATACATGAGTGAATATACCACACCTGCAGACAAGTAAaaaacaagcatacatacatacctacCTACAAATATACATACATAAAAAACAAACTCACATATAAAAACGTGTGTAACTGCATCACACCTTCATTACAAAACctacatgcatgcatacgtacataCAAACATACAAGAACCTACGTGCATACGTACAAACAACCAAGCAAGCATGCATACATCCAAAACCAAAGATACCAAAAACATACTCATTTAATACTATTAGTAACAatacataaaactaataaaaacgatagtaatagtaatacaaataatagtaataataatagttcatataaatattaatagtaataaatatttgtaatacaaatactaatacactaataattaataatagtgatacaaaaaataataataataacaataacaatactaataattgtaatagtaagaataataacagtaatagcagtaatagcagtaataacagtaataacagtaataacaataacaataacaataacaataataataataaaagtagcccTACTCAACTATTCTTATGCAATCTCAATAtgcaataataatatcaatatgcaATCTCAAATTATTACTATGCAATTTCAAATAGAATAAATTTCATAGGCATTATTTAAAATTGCATAATCCATATTTGAAAATTTAGGACCCGAAAGCCCTGTCGTCGCCTAACACCCATGAGAACCATGACCAACCGATCTCCCTATGAATTCATTATTAAGTGGATTTCATGTGCATAACATGCACGTTGATGCGGGTAATACACATTAAAATTAACGAATCCGCATAAATTAATTTTCTGTATTTTAACTAATCaaaaacacaattttttttttaaaggcagaaaaggaattttattaatattaatggatAATTACATGTAAATGTAAGGGAGTATCGCTCCAGCAAAAAACGAAAAACAAACAGCAATATACAAGTTTATGACAAAACTATAAGCATAAAATTCGAAAGAAACAATCGAAGAAGACAGTGCATCCCCCCATACGATCATCAAGTATAGAAGTAGACTTGACAAACAAGTAGAGCATAGGATGGGATACAGTGCTAGCAATTCAGCGACAAAGTATTTCGAGCTAGACTTATTTCACCCTATAGATGACAACACGTATGGGAGAAAAACACGCAGCAGTCATGGTAGCACAATCTGACAATTAACTAATGCCCGATCTCCGAGTCACAATCGAATCAAAGGAGCACGGGTTAGATAGCCATTGATCCCACTCCATTTTAAATTTTTTATTCCTGTTCAAGATCTATTCAAAAGATTTCAGTTGATTTCCTTGAATACCATGGCGTTAGTGAGCTTTGATCTAGTGAAAGTAGCGGCGTTTCTATTTTTCCAGATAAAGTAACCCGTAATCCACTCTGTTTCTTGCCAGATCTGTTTACCTTCGGAGGAAGAAAACGAGTAGCCattacctgtgacgacccggaaaaattCGACTAatattaaatcaaactctcgatacgatattatatttttgacacgattagtaaagtctgttaggttaagtttcaaaaactttgaactgtttcatatattcaattaaccttcgaccattcccgacgattcacgaaccactatttgtaaatagttatgtgtgaatatatatatatatatatatatatatatatatatatatatatatatatatatatatatatatatatatatatatatatatatataataatttgaaatataattcgaaacattatatgttgttattaaaacgaattatgtaaaaataaaataaaaatagaatattataattattattatttacaacataattatatataaataaagtatagtaaaaataaatgattgtaatattcgtttgatgttccgattgatattaagcaaactaaattcaaacttatatgattttaaaataaacggtgatccgaaaatgagttctataaatcatagacttattaaaaatgtatttaggagctgtttgttaaattttagaactttttatattttacccagaattgagagggacagctgatgtaatttttatttaataaattaatgatcaaattttataccataatgaccaatataaataaaactatttaaattaaaaatatgggatATTTTCGAAGAtattttttatccgccactgattaacaacagagTACGCGAAAACCGTCGGCACTAAATGACATGTAGTTGG
This genomic interval carries:
- the LOC139898103 gene encoding uncharacterized protein — protein: MWVFYLISLPLTMGMVILTLRYFAGPDIPRYVLFTVGYTWFSSLSFIILVPADIWAAMSNQEIGGVSFFWSWSYWSTFLLTWAVVPILQGYEDAGDFTVTERLKTSLHVNLLFYVIVGSVALIGLILLILLHHNWSGGIIGFAMACSNTFGLVTGAFLLGFGLSEIPKGIWINADHLTRQKVLSHKVARAALKLDDAHQNLSNAIVVAQATSKQMSKRDPLRPYMNIIDKMLSNMLNEDPSFKPQGGRLGENDMDYDTDEKSMATLRRQLRRAKGEYYRCKSEYMSFVMESLDLEDTLKNYERRDATGWRYISSFRPERSGKIGYILDTIEFVWRCILKKQLKKLSAIILGCLTVAILLAEATILPSGVDFSLFSILINAVKTNGVLVQVLGFIPLMYMCVCTYYSLFKIGRLTFYSLTPGQTSSVSLLMICSQVALYAPPISYNFLNLIRLPQDATTVFERRMGKIDDAVPFFGENFNKIYPLIMVVYTIMIASNFFDRIMSYFGNWKIFKLRNEAGDDDLDGFDSSGLMILQKERSSIMNGHEVGELVIPLARYFNDTTSDIEYGNSSTVAADSRPTHSIEDGKSGYIERPNDVTSKYKALRMDQTLARTSSDVNTDTDPNMRHGQPSKISLTWESMKSNLQNLRSNIGAKKFMPLRQSQDTRESQVSTSESLDEIFARLKQRSREDEDLDEFAAGPSR